In the Triticum aestivum cultivar Chinese Spring chromosome 2B, IWGSC CS RefSeq v2.1, whole genome shotgun sequence genome, ACAcacttcaaaaatattttgaaccACATTTTTAAGtgttaaattcaaatttgaagatATCATAGATTTCAAATGCATGAACTGAACAAGTTCAATCAAAAGCAAACCATCATATTACATATAAGAAAAGAAAAACATCATGCACACATTCAACCAAAAGCACATCACTACGGAAATGTCGCGTGTGGTCGGCACCGCTCCCTCTGATCATTGGTCGCTCCATACCATCCTAGATGCCATGATCTACGAGGTTAAAGTGCACAACTAGCGCCTGGTGAAGAAGATGCTCGCTAAGGGATATGAGCTTCACATCCGGCGTATAAGGAACCAGGTGTATTTTGTGTCGCTTGCAGAAGGGGGAGACGATGGCTCGCCGTTTCTAGAGGTGGCCGAACTCCATGCATGTCTAGGGATGGTTCGCATGAGCTCAGGGTCTACAAGACCAGTCACCTTCGTGTGTGTCAGGAACTACTCAACTAGTACCTAGGACAAGCAAAAGCATCAGAATGCAAAGCATTGTTTCAAATAGACCGGTAAATACATGCAACTCAACCGAAGAGTTGGCAAAATCTCGGTCTTCTTTTGTTTTAACTCCTACAAGCCACAATTCTCTGTGAAGTGAAAAATTTCCAATGTGATGCTTGAAGGTCCATGCTTAACATGCGTCCGGGGGTTTTGGCGGTCAAAGGAGAACCTTCAGTTTAGGAAGTATTCTCCATCCAATGCCCTCTAACTCGTGTTTATTGTTAGAACCGTCATATCCAAGTGCACACTTTGAGGGCCTCTTTGATACAAAAAAAAATCATAGGAATTTTGTAGGATTAGAATCTTCTGTATCTAAATAACTAGCCCCAATTAACtaatttctcttaacatgcaagcaTGACACCTCATCAAGCAACATCTATTAGAAAAGGCCAACCTCATCATTCAATTAGTCATAAAAAAAGTCCATCTCAACATGTAAACATGCATGATATATCTTATAAACATTAAAAAAATACAATAAACCATATGTATTTTTAGTTCCAGCTCTCATATTATATGTCCGAATATTCTTATTTCATAAAATCAGCCGGCCATCCGGCGCCGCCACGAGGTACTTGCGGTGATCCGCATCGGCGGGCAGCAGTAGCAGCCTAGGCGCGACCACTGCGCTCCTGAACAGGCCGTCGGGCATCAGCGTCGTGCTCCCACGCACCATGGTGCCGGTGTAGGTGATGGCGCCATCATGGCGCGAGGGCGCCATCCTTCAAGGTAGCTTATCATCGTTAGGTTGAACGTCTATGAtgatctaagagcatctccaacatcgGCGCCAAAAGACACGCGCGCGGGGTAAACTTTCACTGTAGCGCGCGGGACGTTTTGGCGCGCTCCAACGGCGCAGGGAAACTAGCGCGCGCGGGAAACGATTGCGCGCACGCGGGAAAAGGCGGCAGCGCGCGCAAGATTTAGCGCACCACTTTGAGCGCGCCTATAAATTGCCGCGCTCGCCACGCGGCCTCCACACTGCCACACGTGCTCTCCTCCCTACTCTGTCGCTCACACTCTGCCGCTCTCGCCGCTTCCTCGCCCCCGCCACCactgcgccaccatgccgccgcgccgcatTGGATCGTCGGCTACCGCGGCATTCGCGAGCGCCCGGCCGACACCTACTACGCCGAGATCCGGTCCGGCGatgtccggctcggcctcggcacgtTCGGGACCGCGcatgaggccgcccgcgcgtatgacgcggcggcgtggcgcctagagAGGCCGCCAGCGCAGATGAACTTCCACGACGTCTTCACGCGTGAGCAGACGCAGAACGCCGCCCCTCTGCCTCGTCTTATCACGGACCAGGACCGTGCGGAGCACTGTCGGCGGCAGCGCCGACTCCTCGTCCCtgaggaggacgagcgagccatggcggagtggcgccggcgccatCCAGAGGACGTCGCGGCGGAGAACGCCTTCTGGGCGGAAAGGACGGCAAAGCGCCGCGTGGAGCGGTTGGAGAGGCGTCGGCGGAAGGCCCTGGCGATATCGCAGTGCGATACCGTTGAGGCGGGTGGGGTGTCGATCTTTGGGGATAATGATCCTCGTTGGGAGGACATATGGATCGATACTTCAGACAACACCAGTccggatgaggatgaggacgactcGGAGTAGGGTGTAGTTGCACCATAGTTCATCTAGTTGCACTGTAGTTTTATCTATCTATGTATTGTTTATCGATCTATGCTATGAACTATGTAAATTATCTATGTATGGTTTTTATTATCTATGAAATATGTAtcatttttatttaaaaaatatgtatgcaatgtTTCGTGCGATAGCACGTGCCCTGCATTTTAGCGCGTCTGCTGGAGCTGCGCACACGCTAATTTTAGCGCGCCTGCTAGAGCCAGCGCTGTCCATCACACTTTTTCAGGCGATGGGCGCGCTGCAAAGTATTTTTTAGCGCGCGGCGCGTTCagcggccgttggagatgctctaacttgaGGGAAGGCTTCGAAGCCGAGGTAAGAGAGGATCTTGGACGGCAGGAAAAAGACGACGATGGGCGTGCGACAGCAACCAGCCCACCCAACCGAGGCGACATACCAACCACTCGCCATGGAACTTTTTGGGAGGAGGCAGGAATTTCCATGGGGGAgaagagttcatcaagatagtgGTAGCTACGCGTCGTCGTCGTTGACGTCGGCGAGGAAAAAACAAGCCGTCGTCGTTGACGTTGACGAGGAAAAAACAAGGCGCCGAGGCCCATGTCTCCGTCCACGGCGGCGGACGGTGCGCCATCGCCGAGCTGTCTAGGCCGGGTTCGTCGTCGTTGATAAGAGTGGTGCGTCGGAACAAATAGACGCAAATTCTGTAGACCGCATGCAGTGCGCACACAGAGTGCACCATGACTGTGACTCGACCATACTTCCACACACCTCCTCAACGATCGAGGTCGGCATGTGGATCGAGGATGAGTGCGTTCCCGACGTAGGGTGACCGGCCGGTTTGAGTGGTCGTGCGCACAGTAGCCTGGCATGATAAGAGTCTTGCTCGACCATACATTCAACCATCGAGTCCAGGTGGGCATGTGGATGGATCTTGGACGTGCACCGCGGTGTAGACCAACCAACCGAGCAGACCGTCAACCATGGCAGGCACTGAGTATTCTATGGACATGTTGACAAAAATTGGAGACATGCAAACTTGATGGCATGGCTAAATTTAAGGGATCCATGGCAATTTTGACAAAATCTGCTGGAAAAATGACGGCTGGGAAAGGGAGCGTTTGCGCCGACTGTTTTCTTATCCAACGGTTTCAAGCGCTTACGTGTCTGGTCCCCATGCTACAAGATTCTTTTACCTCAAAATGAGCAGCAGATGAAGCGTTCGCTCGCAAAATTCTAAAAATCTGATGTCACATTTTTAGCCTTTTCGTATAATTAGTTTGATGCATCCATCCAAGCCCGACAGTAACCTTTGGactgtactccctccataaagaaatataaaagcataTAGATCTCTATTTTAGTGagctaaacgctcttatatttgtttacagataAAGTATTTGCTGAACATCAACCAGCCACACGATTGTTTGACACACTGAGacaaaaaaaaaatcatttttcgtTCAACATCAAAATTTAAACCTTTATCCATAGGACCACGAAGAGGTAATCAAATCGTTCTTTTTCCTCTTGACACGTGCAGActggaaccctagcgccgccaggaGAGTCCAGCCTTCCAACGCCGTCCTCCGTTGGCTCTCCTCCGCCGACGACCTTGGTCGTCGGTGCTGAGGGGGGTCGCCAGATATAGAAGGTCGTCGGTGCTGAGGAGGGTCGCCAGATACACGCGTGTGGATCGTTATTTAGACTCTCGAAGTtaaggtttttaggttgttcatcgtgtTGGCCTCGGCAACGGTGATGACGACAAtgaataaagattcttcagatTCTTCTCCGACCAGGTGATCGGTCCTATGGTCTGGGACAGATTTGGAAGTCCATCTATTCAAGAAGGATGTCGTAGTGgaggcggcatcctcgtggtggacctatgTCCTTGGACTTCGCCATTGCGACGGCGTTCGCTCCAATGCAGACgcagagcttgggaggtagtccaggagcggatgtagattgtggtctgcatcgactgcatctggaagatggtggatcTTGTGCTGGGTTCGTAGTTCGTGGATGGCAGGCATGGTTTCCTCATCCGAGGTCTTAGTCACCAAAAAcaggagttcgatggcgtgtctggggtgttgccccggtctgattcgttcaacatCAATGGTTTTACCTGTGGTGAGCAACCTTGAAGGTCTGCAAAGTTTCATGTCGGCGATTGGGCCGCGTCGAGCTTGGGTATAAAGGTGATCCGTCATTTGTTCCtttggtggctgctatggtggtgtCAGAGGAAGGTGACATGCGTTGGTATTAAGCACATATGATTCTTTGGTCTTGATTATAATTTCACTTCTTGGCCAGTGTTCCTTTGTGTAAAAACTAGTGTTTTACTATCTTTTCAGTTTTCTCAGGTCAGTGCGTACGGCTTGTAGTATGATCCTTATGATATACATAAATGAGCCACATATTATCAtacaaaaaaatattaaaaattgGCTTTCAACTCAGCATGGTTGTTCCAGGTCGTAGCGGGGTCGTCCGTGTTTACACGTGCAAGGTAAAATGGATTTTTTGTTCAAAAGGACCACCTGCCGAGTCGAATTGACGAGAAAGACCATCTTTGAAAAGAATGGACAAAAGAGACCAGCTGGGGCGTGGCGGCAGGCGCGCCagccgacacgtggcacctgccgccacgcccgGAGGCGGCAGTGTCTGCCGCCACGACAGCAGGTGGCAGCGCTCGAATTACCAAATAACAGGCGAGGCCAGCTGCTGCGACGGAATTTGGATGGGCTGGTAGGCCCTGCCGCCACAGGCCGGTCTCCAGCAGCAGCACTGCTTGCTCTCTGTTCTACTCGATGTTAGCAGGTGTGAAAATAGGCACATTTGACTGAGATTTAAATCAATTTGAAGGCCGATTTTAAAGATGTTGCAGTTGAAGAGAAGATAGATCAAGTTAAGATCTATCCATTTTTATGTTTTGTGCTTACATGCACGGTCGTTTTGTACTTTCTAAATGCTCCAAACCACTCCCAAAATTATTATCAAATGCCAAATACAACAGCGAATATAAAGTTAGAGACTAATCATACAGTGCAAAACCACCATGGATGTGAGCAAAAGATACAAAAACGGATACATCttatcttgatctatcttttcttcaactgcAATATCTTCAAAATCCGCCTTCAAATTGATTCAAATCTCAGTCAAACATGCCTATTTCACACTTGCTAACAACACTGGAAGAACACAGAGCAGAACGGGAGACACGAGTTGCTACTGCTCGAGACATGCCGCCGCAGGGTgtggcggcagggcccaccagCCCATCCAAACTCCGTTGCAGCAGCTGGACTCGCCTGGCAGCTGGTAATTCCAGCGTTGCCGCCTGCTGTCATGGCGGCAGGTCCGGCCGCCACCACGCGTGGCGGCAGGGGCCACGTGTCGGCTGGCGCCCCTGCCGCCACGGCACAGCTGGTCCTTTCTGTCAATTATTTTCAGAGATGGTCTTTTTCGTCAATTTGACTCGGCAGATGGTTCTTTTGGACAAAAATTCGGTAAAATGAATGCTTGTCAAtatttttgaacacagtacagacgcaagcgctcgtaCATACTTGCTTACACTCAttcttatgaacgcacacacgcacaccctatctttTGGAGCACCTTCAAAAAACTGAGCCGGCATATTATCTTAAGATTTACGAAGTCCTcctaggcgcctcgtcgtcgacggaaacatTACCTCCCACTAAAAGCGCATCGGCGGAAATATTGAAATAAATCCAAAattaatgcgagcaccaggacttaaaCCCTAATGAAATCGAGACACCACTGTCCCTCTAAAATCAtgcaaccacatgttggttcgcgaATACTCGTCAATTGTCATGTATGTCTGCTATGCTTTAGTGGGTATCTAGGTAATCAAATTCCTGCTTGTGGCCTTTGACTGAACGAACCGTCGCAGAAAAATCGGAAAGCACAAATGACAGCAACCAACCACCATCTGCCTTCGACTTTGCCGACGCATTTATAAATTTTAAAACGAGAAGAACAAGTTAAGGGGAAGTGCCATTATTCTCCTTTTTCATCACAATGAAAGAGGCCGGCATGGTTGGCGTCATGCcctgcctcctccttctcctcttcgtagagccgcgcgccgtcgccgccgcctactCGGAGTACTCGTGCAATGTCACCACCGGCAACTACACGGCGAGCGACGCCTTCGGGGCTAACGTCGCGCGCCTCACCGCCGAGCTCCCCATCAACGGCTCCACCTCTCCATCCCTCTACGCCTCGGCGGCCATCGGCACCTCCTCGGATAAAGTCTTCGCCCTCGCGCTCTGCCGCGGTGACATCACGGACGCCAGCACATGCTCCGGCTGCCTCGACAACGCGTTCCAGCAGCTGCGGGCGCTCTGCGCCGGCGAGAGGGATGCGACGTTCTACCACGACCTCTGCACCCTCCGCTACTCGGGCGAGGACTTCCTGGGGCGGCCGGAAGATAACAGCCCGGTCATAAACGCCATGGACGTGAACAGGTCGACGTTTGCTGCGTGGGACAGCGGGAACGCGACGTCCCGGAGCTTCTTCCTGTCCCTGGTTGGCACTCTATTCGGGGAGATGGCGATGTACGGCTCGTACAATTCCACGGTGCGCCGGTTTGCCAGCGCCGTTATGTACGTCAACCCGCAGCTGCCGACGGTGTACGGCCTGGCGCAGTGCACGCCGGACCTCTCCCCGGGGCAGTGCTGGCACTGCTTCCAGGGCCTCCAGGAGCAGACGCGCCAGTGGTACGATGGCCGTGAGGGCGGCCGCATCATCGGCATCCGGTGTAATATTCGCTATGAAAGCTACCAGTTCTACGACGGCATGGCCGACGTCAGGATTGGCTTACAGGGTGGCTCATCTTCACCAACAGAAAGCAATGGTAAGGGAGAGTGTACTGTGTACCTCCTTTTCAATTTGTTGAATTATTTTAGGTTTTCTAGTTGAATTATTTTGTGTACCTCCTTTGCAATTTGTTGAACTATTCGACGAAATTTGTTGAATTATTTTGTTCTGTATCACGCAGGAAGCAAGCACAGAAAGACCCTAATAATTCTTCTATGCGTGTCCATTACGGTATTCTGTTCTGTATTGGTTTGCTGCCTTCTAC is a window encoding:
- the LOC123039758 gene encoding cysteine-rich receptor-like protein kinase 10 — protein: MVGVMPCLLLLLFVEPRAVAAAYSEYSCNVTTGNYTASDAFGANVARLTAELPINGSTSPSLYASAAIGTSSDKVFALALCRGDITDASTCSGCLDNAFQQLRALCAGERDATFYHDLCTLRYSGEDFLGRPEDNSPVINAMDVNRSTFAAWDSGNATSRSFFLSLVGTLFGEMAMYGSYNSTVRRFASAVMYVNPQLPTVYGLAQCTPDLSPGQCWHCFQGLQEQTRQWYDGREGGRIIGIRCNIRYESYQFYDGMADVRIGLQGGSSSPTESNGSKHRKTLIILLCVSITVFCSVLVCCLLLMRRLRKGAGKEKTTHCKKISCFFSTPFNSSPAINIQFRKVKIRTST